One Defluviimonas sp. SAOS-178_SWC DNA window includes the following coding sequences:
- the radA gene encoding DNA repair protein RadA, giving the protein MAKSTPSFTCAECGAVHKKWAGRCDACGAWNSIVEEAPLSAGPSSKSLGATKGRKIELTTLATKETPPPRAASGLGELDRVLGGGLVPASAILVGGDPGIGKSTLLLQAAASFAQSGLSCLYVSGEEASAQVRMRAQRLGLSDAPVQLAAETNLRDILTTLDAARPDLAIIDSIQTMWADHVEAAPGSVSQVRAAAHELVSFAKKRGTSVILVGHVTKEGQIAGPRVVEHMVDTVLYFEGERGHQFRILRAVKNRFGPADEIGVFEMTGGGLAEVANPSALFLSERGQASPGSAVFAGIEGTRPVLTEIQALVAPSPPGTPRRTVVGLDSGRLSTILAVLESRCGIPFAGLDVFLNVAGGMRVSEPAADLAVAAALLSAREDVALPPDMVVFGEISLSGALRPVGQTENRLKEAQKLGFSQAVAPDRSKVEPGGGMRVRKMPDLTTFVGEMFAAG; this is encoded by the coding sequence ATGGCGAAATCGACCCCTTCCTTCACCTGTGCGGAATGCGGCGCCGTCCACAAGAAATGGGCGGGGCGTTGCGATGCTTGCGGGGCATGGAATTCCATCGTCGAGGAGGCGCCGCTCTCGGCCGGCCCGTCGAGCAAATCCCTCGGCGCCACAAAGGGACGGAAGATCGAACTCACGACACTTGCCACGAAGGAAACCCCTCCGCCGCGCGCCGCCTCCGGGCTCGGCGAGCTCGACCGGGTGCTCGGTGGCGGGCTGGTCCCGGCCTCGGCGATCCTCGTCGGCGGCGATCCCGGAATCGGCAAGTCGACGCTGCTTTTGCAGGCCGCGGCGAGCTTCGCACAGTCCGGCCTCTCCTGCCTTTACGTCTCGGGCGAAGAGGCGAGCGCGCAGGTGCGGATGCGGGCACAACGCCTCGGCCTTTCTGACGCGCCGGTGCAGCTCGCGGCCGAAACGAACTTGCGCGACATCCTCACGACGCTCGACGCGGCGCGCCCCGACCTCGCGATCATCGATTCGATCCAGACGATGTGGGCCGACCATGTCGAGGCCGCCCCCGGCTCGGTCAGCCAGGTCCGCGCCGCCGCGCATGAACTGGTGAGTTTCGCCAAGAAGCGCGGCACCTCGGTCATTCTCGTCGGTCATGTCACCAAGGAGGGTCAGATCGCCGGCCCCCGCGTGGTCGAGCATATGGTCGACACGGTCCTCTATTTCGAGGGCGAGCGCGGCCACCAGTTCCGAATCCTGCGCGCCGTCAAGAACCGTTTCGGCCCGGCTGACGAGATCGGCGTCTTCGAGATGACCGGCGGCGGGCTTGCCGAGGTGGCGAACCCGTCCGCGCTTTTCCTGTCCGAGCGCGGTCAGGCAAGCCCCGGCTCGGCCGTCTTCGCCGGGATCGAGGGCACGCGGCCGGTGCTGACGGAGATCCAGGCCCTCGTCGCGCCCTCGCCGCCCGGCACGCCGCGCCGCACGGTCGTCGGCCTCGACAGCGGGCGGCTTTCGACCATCCTCGCGGTTCTCGAATCCCGCTGCGGCATCCCCTTCGCCGGGCTCGACGTGTTTCTGAACGTCGCCGGGGGCATGCGCGTCTCCGAACCGGCCGCCGATCTCGCGGTTGCCGCGGCGTTACTTTCGGCGAGGGAGGACGTGGCATTGCCGCCGGACATGGTCGTTTTCGGGGAAATCAGTCTCTCGGGCGCGTTGCGTCCGGTCGGCCAGACCGAAAACAGGTTGAAAGAAGCACAAAAACTTGGTTTCTCACAGGCAGTCGCGCCGGATCGCTCGAAAGTTGAGCCCGGCGGCGGGATGCGGGTGCGCAAGATGCCCGATCTAACGACGTTTGTCGGCGAGATGTTCGCCGCAGGCTGA
- a CDS encoding SDR family NAD(P)-dependent oxidoreductase, which translates to MTDVNTPKLALVTGASRGLGFALAAALGAAGWHVLAVARTTGGLEELDDRIQAAGGSATLAPMDITDAKAMEHLAQSVAGRWGQLGLWVHAAIHAAPLAPAGHLDPKDFDKSVACNLRATATLIPLVEPLLRAGAGTALFLDDPHAGEKFFGAYGATKAAQIALAKSWQAESAKIGPRILIETPRPAATATRARFFPGEDRAQLADIHDEAARILATL; encoded by the coding sequence ATGACCGACGTGAACACTCCCAAACTCGCCCTCGTCACCGGCGCCTCGCGCGGCCTCGGCTTCGCGCTCGCCGCAGCCCTCGGCGCGGCGGGCTGGCACGTGCTTGCCGTCGCGCGCACGACCGGCGGGCTCGAGGAGCTCGACGACAGGATTCAGGCCGCGGGCGGCAGTGCTACCCTGGCGCCGATGGACATCACCGACGCGAAGGCGATGGAGCATCTCGCCCAGTCCGTCGCTGGACGCTGGGGCCAGCTCGGGCTCTGGGTCCATGCGGCGATCCATGCCGCGCCGCTGGCGCCGGCCGGACATCTCGATCCCAAGGATTTCGACAAGTCCGTCGCCTGCAACCTCCGCGCCACCGCGACCCTGATCCCGCTGGTGGAGCCCCTGCTTCGCGCCGGTGCGGGCACGGCGCTGTTCCTCGATGATCCCCATGCGGGCGAAAAGTTCTTCGGCGCTTACGGGGCCACCAAGGCCGCGCAGATCGCCCTGGCGAAAAGCTGGCAGGCAGAGAGCGCGAAGATCGGCCCGCGGATTCTGATCGAGACGCCACGGCCGGCCGCGACGGCGACGCGCGCCCGTTTCTTCCCCGGCGAGGATCGCGCGCAGCTCGCCGATATCCACGACGAGGCCGCCCGAATCCTCGCCACGCTCTGA
- the purF gene encoding amidophosphoribosyltransferase, with the protein MRRHLAHPFDDDKLKEECGVFGVIGVADAANFVALGMHALQHRGQEAGGIVAYDPAEGFNNAKRFGYVRDNFTKPDVMETLPGSLAIGHVRYSTAGSKGSTAIRDVQPFFGELAMGGVAIAHNGNLTNAASLRRDLIERGAIFQSSSDSECIIHLMARSIQKSIPERMKDALRAVEGAFSVIAMTRTKLIGVRDALGVRPLVLGKVGDDGFALSSETCGLDIIGAEFVREIEPGEMVVISKGKVESTRPFGTTKSRFCIFEHVYFSRPDSIIGGRSVYETRRQIGVELAKEAPVEADLVCPVPDSGTPAAIGFSQQSGIPYAMGIIRNQYMGRTFIEPTEQIRNMGVRLKLNVNRALIKGKRVILVDDSVVRGTTSRKIKDMILDAGAAEVHFRIASPPTAWPCFYGVDTPDRGKLLAATMSEDEMRDWIGVDSLKFISLDGLYRAAGEAIGRDAKHPQYCDACFSGEYPVAPSDQIAKGFEMKAAE; encoded by the coding sequence ATGCGCAGACACCTCGCCCACCCCTTCGACGACGACAAGTTGAAGGAGGAATGCGGCGTCTTCGGCGTCATCGGCGTTGCAGATGCCGCGAACTTCGTGGCGCTGGGGATGCACGCCCTTCAGCACCGCGGTCAGGAGGCGGGCGGCATCGTCGCCTACGACCCGGCCGAAGGCTTCAACAATGCCAAGCGCTTCGGCTATGTCCGTGACAACTTCACCAAGCCCGACGTGATGGAGACGCTGCCCGGCAGCCTCGCCATCGGCCACGTGCGCTATTCGACCGCCGGCTCCAAGGGCTCCACCGCGATTCGCGACGTGCAGCCGTTCTTCGGCGAACTGGCCATGGGCGGCGTCGCCATCGCACATAACGGCAACCTGACCAACGCCGCCTCGCTCCGCCGCGACCTGATCGAGCGCGGAGCGATCTTCCAGTCCTCGTCAGACAGCGAATGCATCATTCACCTGATGGCGCGGTCGATCCAGAAGTCGATTCCGGAGCGGATGAAGGACGCGCTGCGGGCGGTCGAAGGCGCCTTCTCGGTCATCGCCATGACCCGCACCAAGCTCATCGGGGTTCGTGATGCGCTCGGGGTGCGGCCGCTCGTCCTCGGCAAGGTCGGCGATGACGGTTTTGCGCTCTCGTCCGAGACCTGCGGGCTCGACATCATCGGCGCGGAGTTCGTGCGCGAGATCGAGCCGGGCGAGATGGTGGTGATCTCGAAGGGAAAGGTCGAAAGCACGCGCCCCTTCGGCACGACGAAATCGCGGTTCTGCATCTTCGAACATGTCTATTTCAGCCGCCCGGACAGCATCATCGGTGGCCGCTCGGTCTATGAGACCCGCCGTCAGATCGGTGTGGAACTGGCGAAAGAGGCCCCGGTCGAGGCCGATCTGGTCTGCCCGGTGCCCGACAGCGGCACACCGGCCGCGATCGGCTTCAGCCAGCAATCGGGCATTCCCTATGCGATGGGGATCATCCGCAACCAGTATATGGGCCGCACCTTCATCGAGCCGACCGAGCAGATCCGCAATATGGGTGTGCGCCTGAAGCTCAACGTCAACCGCGCGCTGATCAAGGGCAAGCGGGTGATCCTGGTGGACGACTCGGTGGTGCGTGGAACCACCAGCCGCAAGATCAAGGACATGATCCTCGATGCCGGCGCGGCCGAGGTGCATTTCCGCATCGCCTCGCCCCCCACCGCATGGCCCTGCTTTTACGGCGTCGACACGCCCGACCGCGGCAAGCTGCTGGCCGCGACGATGTCGGAAGACGAGATGCGCGACTGGATCGGGGTCGACAGCCTCAAGTTCATCTCGCTTGATGGCCTTTACCGCGCGGCGGGCGAGGCCATTGGGCGCGACGCCAAACACCCGCAATATTGCGATGCGTGTTTCTCCGGCGAATACCCGGTCGCGCCGTCGGACCAGATTGCCAAGGGCTTCGAGATGAAGGCGGCGGAGTGA
- a CDS encoding DUF1284 domain-containing protein: MSAGGPIRYRPHHFLCSLGFEGKGYSDSFTANMAAIVIGRLRAADGDATEIEVTGAADDICAPCPKRRGRLCTNDAEIRALDRAHAAALKLDPRERLTWGEAKARIRQNVPPGSLGTLCAGCEWEPYGMCEAALARLHEER, from the coding sequence GTGAGCGCCGGAGGCCCGATCCGCTACCGCCCCCACCATTTCCTCTGCTCTCTCGGCTTCGAGGGAAAGGGCTATTCCGACAGCTTCACCGCCAATATGGCCGCCATCGTCATAGGGCGGCTTCGCGCGGCGGACGGGGATGCGACGGAGATCGAGGTCACGGGCGCGGCCGACGATATCTGCGCCCCCTGCCCGAAACGCCGAGGGCGCCTCTGCACGAACGACGCCGAGATCCGGGCCCTGGACCGCGCCCATGCGGCTGCGCTGAAGCTTGACCCGCGCGAGCGGCTCACCTGGGGCGAGGCCAAGGCGCGCATCCGTCAAAACGTGCCACCAGGCAGTCTCGGGACGCTCTGCGCGGGCTGCGAGTGGGAACCCTACGGCATGTGCGAGGCCGCGCTCGCCCGCCTCCACGAAGAGCGGTGA
- a CDS encoding CvpA family protein has product MEGFTIVDAVVAVIILMSAILAYSRGFVREILAIAGWVAAAVLAFVFAPQAEPLIKQIPVLDKFLGDSCELSIIAAFAGVFALSLIVMSIFTPLFSSAVQRSALGGIDQGLGFLFGVLRGILLVAVAFVVYDRVLVNSTVPVVDNSQSAKVFASLQQRLNEEVPQDAPGWILARYQDLVGDCGAPTSTATGSPGTTDGSGAKTLTAPGN; this is encoded by the coding sequence ATGGAAGGTTTCACGATCGTCGACGCCGTGGTGGCCGTCATCATTCTGATGTCGGCGATCCTGGCCTATAGCCGGGGCTTCGTGCGCGAAATCCTCGCCATCGCCGGCTGGGTCGCGGCGGCCGTTCTGGCCTTCGTCTTCGCGCCGCAGGCCGAGCCCTTGATCAAGCAGATTCCGGTCCTCGACAAGTTCCTCGGCGACAGCTGCGAATTGTCGATCATCGCGGCCTTCGCCGGCGTCTTCGCGCTGTCGTTGATCGTGATGTCGATCTTCACGCCGCTGTTTTCCTCTGCCGTGCAGCGTTCGGCGCTCGGCGGCATCGACCAGGGCCTCGGGTTCCTCTTCGGCGTGCTGCGCGGCATCCTTCTGGTGGCGGTAGCCTTCGTCGTCTACGACCGGGTGCTGGTGAACTCGACCGTCCCCGTCGTCGACAACTCGCAATCGGCCAAGGTCTTCGCCTCGCTTCAGCAGCGTCTGAACGAGGAAGTGCCCCAGGATGCGCCGGGCTGGATCCTTGCCCGCTATCAGGATCTCGTCGGCGATTGCGGCGCGCCCACCAGCACCGCCACCGGAAGTCCGGGCACGACCGACGGATCCGGCGCCAAAACCCTGACCGCGCCCGGAAACTGA
- a CDS encoding biotin transporter BioY, with protein sequence MTLSKALVPSQSLLTRAVMVLGGSLFIALAAQVSVPMLPVPMTLQTLAILIVGFALGARMGALTLLAYLGEGAMGLPVFANGMNGIAFFGPTAGFLVGFVAMAAMVGYAADKGAKGFLPTALVALLASALLYIPGVAWAMSLAELAGIDTAKWGADNVGMVWQYYMAPFLAGDAVKAVIAALVVTGGWAALKNRKA encoded by the coding sequence ATGACACTCTCCAAGGCTCTCGTGCCGTCTCAGTCGCTCCTGACCCGTGCGGTCATGGTTCTGGGCGGGTCGCTCTTCATTGCGCTTGCCGCGCAGGTCTCGGTGCCGATGTTGCCGGTGCCGATGACGTTGCAGACCCTGGCGATCCTGATCGTCGGTTTCGCCTTAGGCGCGCGGATGGGTGCCCTGACGCTGCTTGCCTATCTCGGCGAGGGCGCGATGGGGCTGCCGGTCTTCGCAAATGGCATGAACGGTATCGCTTTCTTCGGTCCGACGGCCGGCTTCCTTGTCGGCTTCGTCGCGATGGCCGCCATGGTCGGCTATGCTGCCGACAAAGGCGCGAAAGGCTTCCTTCCGACCGCGCTGGTGGCGCTTCTCGCCTCCGCGCTCCTCTACATTCCGGGCGTTGCCTGGGCGATGTCGCTGGCCGAACTCGCCGGGATCGACACGGCGAAATGGGGCGCCGACAACGTCGGCATGGTGTGGCAGTACTACATGGCGCCGTTCCTCGCGGGCGACGCGGTCAAGGCCGTGATCGCGGCGCTGGTGGTGACCGGTGGCTGGGCCGCGCTGAAGAACCGCAAGGCCTGA